GGGAAAATCATCATAATAATGGTATTGCAGGACATCCAGGTCAGCGTCAAGCCACAGGTCCACCAGCGATCCCCTGTTCTTTGCTCCCACAGTCACCTGCGCGTCAACGTCTTTCGCATGTATCAGCGCCGCCATATCGTTCACGAAAGCCTTGATCTCATCCATTCCGGCCGACGTACAATATTCTGGTTCGTTAATGATATCCCACGCGTAAACGGACGGATCACCGGCAAATTCCTCAAAAAATCCGTCGAATAGATCGAACAACGCCTGCCTGGTGGCACCCTCGCCTATCACATCGGGGTGTTCTCCCACGTCATAAACACCCTCTTGTGTTACCCCGTCCGCTATGCTGTAATCGAACAGTACCGGTATAAGTTCTATATTGAAAGCCTTTGCCGCCTGGAACAACGCACGAGTGTCATCATAGACCTTATCGGTAAATGAAACCGGCTTGCCGGAGGCGTCGAAATCCACACCGGAACGAAGGTCCGTGAACATGAACACCCTGACCGTACAGTTGCGATACTTATTCAGTTCCTCATACAAAACCCCGAGATCGGAGCTGAACCCAAGCGGTTCGCCTCCCTGCGTATATCCACCGATATCATATCCATACCTGAGCCAGGGGAGGTTAACTCCTTTAATAAAAAGCTGCCCCGGAGCGTTCTTTTCGGCAAGCCGCCTATCCGCCTCATCCCCTCCGATAACCTCATATGCTTCGGATACCCCATCGGCATATGTCGTGCGAATGAAAGAAAGCGTATCCCCATCATATATATATTCTTCCAAGGTCCCCGCGGAAGCGTCAAAAAAAGTATTTTTCCTGAAACTTCCGGCATATTTTTCATAGGTCGTTATCGAATCGTCGACATGGGTTTTCATGGCGAAATTATCGGTCTCTATATCAAAATCACTGACTATGTTGCCATAGACGTCATATTCATATGTATTTAACAGGCCTCCCGTTGCATCGTACTCATATACGAATTTTGCCTGATCCGTTCCGGCATAATGGTCTTCGTATACCAGATAACTACCATCCGGCATGGTCTTTTTAACAAGACGGCCTATATGTCTACCGTTCCAATCTTCGTCCGAATACTCAAGCGTTATCCCGTCATCAAGTCGTTCGACATGCACCCTGCCACTTTCGTAAAATGTCCTGGCCCCGCAATATTCAACCGCTTCCGATAACACGGCATGTATCGGATCAAGCAGCGCCATCGGGTCCATGTCCGGGGCCATCAACCTTATACTGCATTTGCTGAACGGGTCTTCGTTAAAACCTTCCTGCCAGTCAGTCCGAGTGCCGTCTGGGCTTATGCTGGCGGTCAGCAAACCTGTCTTGTTGTCATACATAAGGATGTCAAAATATTGGTTACGGAACGCGTAGTCCGTGTATAGTTCCCCGGACGGATCGAACATGTCTCCCGGCAACGGCACGATACGGCCCGCATCAGGACAAAAACCGGTCAGGATATCAATATCCCCGTTTGGGAATATCCGCGGCACTAAAGAATCTAGATAATATTCTTCCACCTTACGCACCTCGGGCTCCAGATATAAGAACATATCGGCCATGCCGGACGGCACATCGTCCTTGATCATGAGGCCATTCCGCGTATTGTATTCAATGTTTTCGAGCCGGTCATACGCTTCGACCTTACATTCCCCGCCGGAAACATTTGAATAGGCACTCTGTATCCATCCGCAATCATCCTCGAAGTATACGGCCTCCCCCTTGCTCCCACCCTTTTCATATATGAAAACTTCCAGCCGGTTGTCTTCATCCACCACTGCCTCTACCACATACGTGCTCCCCGGGATGAATGTGACAGGCACCTCCATCTTTTCATTCTCATACTTACCGGTAGAACAAACATAATGATATGTATTGAATAAAGGCGTTCCGTTGTAATACGACAAATGTATCGATCCGTACATATCCGAAGTTTGTCCGCTAAGTCCCCAGGATACCGAATTTGTAGATGCCGCGGGGTCAAGCGTAAACTCGGTCATTAGTACCGGAGAACCTGATATCTGATACGAATAATCCGAATCGTAGCTGGAGGAAACATCGTATTCTCCCGACGATCCGGTATCCAGCTCGATATCGGCATTGGTCCCCCTTATATGGAACTTGGGATCCCAGTCGGCGTCATTTATCTTATACAGGGCTTTTTCCGGCTTCCCGGCACTTGCCTCGTATATAAAGATATATACACCATCCGAACGCCATTCATATTCAAGCGTGTATTCCGTGTCTTTCAGAACGTCAATGTCAAGTTCCCGGCTATCATACTCATTTTGTCCCGTCACGTAATTATATTTCGAATAATATATCCGTGCTTTATTGCCATAGACGGTCAGAGAGACATTTATACTTTTTTCGTCATATTTATAATAACTTACCCCCAAGAACAGTTCGGAATAGATCTTATCTGGCGCCAGAGTAAAATCACTCTTAAAGACCGGGTCTGTTGAACGCGAAATATATGCCGTACCATAATATGATTCATATTTATTGAACTGGTCATAGGCTGTCCTCTTTTTTACGACCAGACGGCCAGCGGGCGAGGTATCGTACTCAAACCAAAATTCATCCCCGTTCGGCAAAACTACCGTTTTAACCTGCCCCTCGTAATCCCCCGCGGTATAATACTCAAATTCCGTCCCATCCGGATATTCCGGGATTATCGAGATCAAATTACCATCGGGATCGTATCCATACACCGTTACCTCCCCGCAGGGCTTTTCCTCGCGCAGCAACAATCCACGGTTATCATACGTTTTTTGGACCCCTGAGGCGTCAGTGACCACTTTTTCCTTTATTTGGCCGTAGTTATCATATATATATTCGAGAGTACTACCATCAGACAATATTTCCCTCTTTGTGAGTTTTCCCGAGCTATTGTAACTATAGAATGTCACATTATCCTTTATTTCGGACGACATGCGTCCGCCTGTAATGGATGATGACACATGTACCTTGCCGTCGAAATCCTTTAAGACATATACAGCGTCACCGCGAGGCTGGTTTTTTTCATGAAGATAAATATAAATATCATTTCCCTCGGCCACGTTCTCTAACATATATGTAACGTCACTATCTAAAACCACACCAAGGTCAACGCTCTGGCTATCATACGCATATGTAGTATGATCATAAGTATATAGATATAAACACGCATCTCCGCCATAAACATCCAGACTGGCGCACTTATATGCTCCCTCCTGCTCAACACTAACGCTGGAGCAAAAAGACCTGTTCGAGTAATTACCATCGAAATAAAACTCGATGGCCTGATCGGATATACCGCTCAAAGGGTCCAGATAGTCCGAGCTGATGCTCTCGGAGTGAGTAAATTCGCCCGGAGATGCCGGATCCAGGCCAATGGAAGCGTTCGAACCGGAAATATAAAAACGAGGGTCCCATTCTTTGTTCGCTATCGTATATATAGGATCTGACGGCCGGCCACTGCCGCTCTGGTAGACGAACACCCCGACCCCTTCGTCCATCCAAACAAGTTCGGCTGTATATTCCACACCTTTAACTATATCCACATCCAAGCATTCGTTAACATATTCACTTTTGTGCGTTTTATAGTTATACGCACTGTAGTACACGTTAGTACTGCCGTTGTACATATTCAACGAAAAGCTTATGGACATGTTCCCTGAACTAAAATACGATGCCCCCAGATACAGATTGGAATAGCTTTTAGTGTCGTCAACCGTAAATGTTGCCTTGAATTCCGGGGAAGTAGCTCTCGGCACATAATCAGTAGAATAATATGACGCGTACGTTTCGTACCCGTCGTACAACTCCCGGGACACAACGTCCATGCCGCCATCCGGTCCGGACCCGTATTCGAAAAAGACTACATTGTCCTCCTGTATGACTTTTTCGACACAACCCCTGGCGTCGCCTTCGGCATAAAAAACGTATACGGCACCGGAAGCCTCCTCCCTGCGAACAATATCATTTTCCTCGTTATATTCGTTAACATCCCCGTTAACCCCACGGAATATGGTGTTTACAACGCTTCCCGACCCATCGTATATGTATTCGAAAGTTCCCGTCCCGTCCGAGAAACTCAACAAGGACCATTCGGATGAGTATGTATAGTTCCTTCCATCCTCGCTGATAATAATATTGCCCGAACTCGCATCCTTACTATATTTCAATGCCCGGGCGGCATCCCCGTCCGTTATATCCACTATAACTTCGTTCTCCGAAACGTATGTATACACGGCAGTGGCTCCGGAAAGATCCCTGAATTCACGTATTCTTCCCCCCGAGACCTCATATGAGGTCCCATCAGTGCAAGTAACCTCGGCATTCACTATTTTCCCATCCGCGTCCAAAAGTATCTTTCGCAACACGGTCCCATCCGCAAGCTCGATCTCCGTTATGTGGCCATCGTCGATCAAATAATTATTCCCGTCCTTTTCGATACGCTCAAGCCGGACCGTATCATACGTTACGCCCGGGCCAATTACCGTGGAATAAAAATATTCCGTACCGTCATTCTCAGTCAATCGCGCGATCTTTCCGTTCTCATAATAAATATCTTTGCCATTATAATACTCGACACGCGAAAGGTCACCGGAAGGCGTATAAACCGATATTTTTTCATTATCCATAAGCGTCAGGGACCCATCATCCCCTTTACTTGCGGAACATCCCCTGCCATCACTGAACTCGATGTAACACAGAGTCCCGTCCCCATCATATTCATACCTGTTACCGGATATATCCACAAGACTTGTAATATCACCTTCGTGTATATACAGGATCCTTCCGTCCTTTAAATGGACCGTAGCTTCGGCTAACCCACCGTTTTCATCCATCACAATGTCCGATATGGTATCGCCGTCTTTTGTCTCGATATCCGTAACACGCTCATCGCTAAGAGTTACCCTATGCCCTTCCGGCGTAAAAATAGTAATATCCCCCGCTTCTTCCGGCAATGCGGCCCGCATAATTTCCGCCACGAATCCTTCAATGATATTCTTGTTGTCTACGACCGACTGTTGGAGGTCTAGTCTATCTAGGAACTCATCCTCCGCCATGCCACTATCGGTCGACGCTACTTCGACACTCACCGGTATCGGGATATCCCCGGCCCAGGCGAGCTGGTTCCATAGGAATAATGGGATAAGAATGGAGGAAACGGTCCTCATGAATGGATCTCTACGGATAAGCCCCTTCATAACGCACCTCTTTCCGTATTTGCCGGTATCTGGTTAAAGCGTATATACCTTGGACGGATCTTTCGCGTCCAGTTTCTCTTCTATGCCGAACAGCGTATCCAGGTACTTGTTCAACACGGAATATCCGCTTCTATGTCCGATAAGCTCGGCTTTTATTATTTCTTCCTCTATCAACGCCTGGAGTACCGCTTTTTCCTTGGGACTGAACATATCCCCCTCCTACCCCCGCGGGCAAAAAAAAAGGGCTGCCGAATAGACCATGACCCGTCCGTATGAACGAGGTCATGTTTGAATATCCGGCAGCCCGGCTATGCGCCGCCACCCGCCCAAACTTCGGATGGCAGCGTTTGGGATATAGCATCCGCGGCTTTGTGCCCCCATCTCACGATGGGTTTACTTTTGTCACATCTTTTAAAGAACTACAAATACATGTTACCACTATGTTCCATTTTTGTCAATATAATTTTCATATTTTAGCAAACTTTTATTTTGCTAACAGTTTTTATTACTGTTGTCCACCCCGGGAGAACAGGCTTAAAATATTATCGAGGATAGCTTGTTAACGTGTTCCCGTAGGGGGAAAAATGTTGTCTAGGACCATACGCGTGGCGGCAATGTTCGCCGCGCTTTTAACCTGTCAGGCCATGGCAATGGAAGCCGGAAGCATACCTTGCGGCGGCCTAGTCATATCACAGGAGACATACGCCTCAGATGGCGTCCTCGTAGCGCGGCCTTCTGCCCTGGACGAGACCATCCTGAATTTTATACGGGATAACTGCATCTATTCCCTGCGGGACTATACCACCTGGCTCAAGAACAATACCCTGTACATAAAAGACAGCGGCCTCGACCAGCTTACGCCTCCGGCGGAAATGCTAAAGCTGAAACGTGGCGACTGCGAGGATTACGCGTTTCTCAACGCGGCGGTCCTTAAAGTACTGGGATACGAACCGCGTACGCTCTCCGTAGGCCCCCACAGACCCAACCACGCCATCTGCGCCTTCCGAAAGGACGGGCGATATTACTGGCTGGATAACGCCATTCTGAAGGAAACCCCCGCAAAAGATCTCCGGGATTTTGCCAAATTTCTCCGCACAGGATATAATTATTCTTATGTAGGAGGGATCAAAATGGACCTGGCATCACGTAAGGTCCTGTTTTCCGGGATCATCGCCTGAATCTCTACTGGTCCGTATCAAACAAAAAGGAGAACCTGAATGTTATCTAAAATACCGGCTTGTCGCGTTTTAGTGTTAACGACCATCCTGGTCTCTATCGCGAGCTTGTGCCCCGTTGGCGCGCAACCCCAAAACCCCATGGGACCTGGCGGACCGGCTGGGGCGCCGGGACAACAGGGCGGGAACGGGCCCCAGGACCCGGAACAACGCGAACGCATGCGCCAGAGGTTCCTCCAGCAGCAGGCGCAGAAAACATCTTCAAAAAAAACCTCCGCGTATAATTACACTACACCCCAGTATAACAGCAGCTCCACAAGCTCCTCTTCAGGAGAAGGCGCGACCGGCGTAAGCATGCAGAAGGTTGAAACGGACATGGACAAGAAATTCGACAATAATAGCGACGGATGGCTAAGCCCGACCGAACAGGAAGAACTGGAAAACTACAAGAAATACATGGAATCCAAGACCCAGTCTCTTTACGATGGCTATACGGAAGATACCGGCGACGAGAGACAATAACAAAATATCCCTTTATCCGCAAAAAAAAGAGGCCGCTAAAAGCGGCCTCTTTGGCGGAATAATAACCCTTCCTGTATCTCTTATTTTATTATCCCGCTGTTTTATATTTCGTTATCTCTTCCACGAATCTCGGGTCCATCTTGGCCTTAAGCCACAAAGCCTTGTCGAAATAACCGACCGCGTCGTCACGCTGCCCAAGCATATATGCGTTGAGCGCCATCATATAGAACCCCGTTCCATCCGTCGGATCTATCTCCGTGGCCTTGCGCGCTTCTTCAAGCCCTTTCGAATACTCGCGTTTAGTATAATATGACGTCGAGAGATTTATTCTGGCGTCAAGAAAACCCGGATCTATCTCCAGGGCCTTTTTATAAGCTTCCGTCTCTTTGTCTATAAGGCCTTTTTCGCGATACACCACGCCCAGGTTAAAATACGCCTCTTTCATGTTAGGATCTATCTCCAACACCCGATAATACTCTTTTTCCTCATCATCAATACGGCCCCTGAGACCGTATATGCGCCCCAGATTATAATGGGCCTTCGCCATCGCCGGATCAAAGCCTATGGCCGTCTTGTAGGCGCCCATGGCCTTGTCCCTTTCACCGAGGAACTCATAAGTGACACCCAGCTCGTAATGTACTTTAGCGTCGTAAGGCGTCTTTTCTATGGCTTTCTCGAACTCGGCCACGGCTTCCGTAAGCATACCACGCGACCTGTAAGCCCCTCCGAGGTTATAATTTACCTTAGCCGTATCCGGAGCAAGTTCCAGGGCCTTCTTATAGCAATATACCTCTTTACCCAGGAACCCCATCTCCCCATAAGCCACACCCAGGTCCGCGTACGCGCGCGCGTGGTCCGGATCAAGCTCTATCGTCTTCTCATAACACGCTATCTCTTCCTCAACGTCCCCTATCATGCCATAGACCGTGCCCAGGTTATAATATGCCGGCGCGTAGTCGGGATCAATGGTAAGGATACGCACATATTGTTCCGCAGCCTTATAATATGTCTTGGATACGGTATACATCAAGGCCAAGGTAAGCCTGGCGCCGATCGACTCGGGAGAAAGTGCCACCGCTTTTTCAAGGCTTTCTATGCCTTTCTCGTAACGGCCGTCCAACGCGCACGCCACACCCATGCTCATATACACTTCCGCGCTGTCTGGCTGTATCTGTAGTGCTTTTTCATAGTTCTTTATGGCCTCAGTATACCGGCCTACGGCCGCGAGCACTATGCCTATATTATAATAACCGTCGTAAAACCCTCCATGCAGTTCGAGCGCCCGGGCAAAGTTTTCCGCGGCCCTTTCGTACATCTGTCTTTGTCCGTAATAAATACCTAGGTTATAATACGCGTCAGAGTATGACGGGTCCAGTTTTATCACTTTCTCGTAATACTTCTGCTCCTCGCTCTCCAATCCAAGCTTACCGCATACAATAGCCAGGTTGTTATACGCCTCGACGAATTCCGGGTCCAGTGATACGGCTTTCTCATATTGGGCCTTCTCACTGTCCAGGTCTCCGACCTCACCGTATACGATACCCAGGTTATAATGCACATCCGCGTTATCCGGAAGCGCTTCCTCAGCCTTCTTATACTCACTTATGGCTTTTCTATACTGTCCTTTTATCCCGTAAAGTATCCCCAGGTTCGCGTGCGCTTCCCCGCTTTTGGGGTCAAGCTGCACGACCTTTTGGAAATTTGTTATACTTTCGTCGTACATATCCCTCATCCCGTATATAACGCCCATGTTGTAATAGGCGTCCGCGAAGGTCGGGTCCAGCATCGTTGATGTTTTGAACACGTCAAGCGCGTCGTCATAGTTCCCCTTAAGCGCGTAGACCACACCTTTGTTGTAATGGGATTCCGCTATACCGGGCTCGTTCTCGACCGCGTGCTTGAACGACACCATCTCACTGGTATACATCCCCCTGTCCACCGTACGGAAAACATAGGGAGTACTTGTATCTTTGATCTTGTTTTTCAGAATAGGCTCGGATAACGCTATATCTATCTCCGCCTGGGATATGGCCAGACTATCTGTGGGAAAGGCCGAGGAAAGAACAGCAAGGACAAGAACTGAAAAGGCAGTAACTAAACCCTGGTTTTTCTGCTTCATCATACCCTACCCTTTTTTGTAAAAGACGGCATTAACTTTCTTTTCTTTAACGCCTTAGTGGTAGTATAGCATAAATCTTTTGATTGTCAAAGAAAAAACACGATATCGGGCTATTTATTATTCTAACGAAATGTGTAAGAAAAAACGCCCTTTTCGCATATAAAAGAGCGTTTTTACCTATATATATCGATCACGATACAGACTGCAGAAAAGCGTTAACATCCTCCGTAACATGTATAGGGAACACATTAAGCGAATTATCTATCTTTTTAGCCAGACCCTTTAACACGCTACCCGGGCCGATCTCAAGATACTCCGTGACCCCCATATCAGCAGCCTTGCGCATTGAAGCCTCCCAAAGCGTACGACCGGTAAGCTGTGCCACAAGGTTCGACTTGATCTTATCGGGGTCCGTAGTGATCTCCGCGTCTATATTGCTTATAAAGTCTATCGCGGGAGGCAAAAACTCGACGCCATCAAGGAATGCCTTAAGTTTTTCTCCCGCGTCGGACATAAGCGACGAATGGAAGGCCCCGCTCACCTTGAGCATGATCACCCTTTTGGCTCCCTGGTTCTTTGCAAGGTCCGCCGCGAGCTCTATCCTGTCCGCGTGTCCCGATATGACCACCTGGCCGGGGCAATTGAGATTGGCCACCTGGCAGCCAATACCCATACATATCTCTTCCACCTTCGCGAGCTCCAGACCCATGACCGAAGCCATCTTACCCGGGTTCTTATTGGAAGCTTCCTCCATCAAGGCGCCCCTCTTATGCACGAACTTGAGGCCATCCTCGAAAGAGATGGCACCCGCGGCGACAAGCGCGGTGGGCTCCCCAAGGCTTAATCCCATCGCCAAGACGCCTATACCGGAAATATCCTCGCGGGAAAATATCTCCCGACCTTCCTCTCCCACCGGGGATCCTTTGATCTTTTCGACAAGCACGTTAAGCGTGGCTATACTTGTAATGAATATCGCGGGCTGGCTGTTAGCCGTTGTTCCCAGCTCATCTTCCGGCCCGTCGAAACAAAGCTTCTTAACATCCACGCCCAGCACTTCCGTAGCCCTGTCATATACCCAGCGCGCAGCTGTCTCGTTCTCGTAAAGTTCCCTGCCCATACCCACCGACTGCGAACCCTGGCCGGGAAAAAGCAAACCGATCTTCTTGTCCATCGTTATCCTCTCCCTGAAATGTTGAATTATGCGCGGACCCGGCCGGGCCCGCGCCATGAACACATTACCACTTAATGACTAGCGCGCCCCAGGTAAGGCCTCCGCCAAAGGCATCCATGAGTATGGTATCGCCTTTCTTTATCCGGCCTTCCTCGACCGCCTCTGTAAGCGCCACCGCGCTGGATGCGGCGGACATGTTACCGTATTTATATATATTAAGGTAGACTTTCTTGTCAGGGTCCACTCCCATGCGTTTCGCGAGCGCGTTCAATATACGTATGTTGGCCTGGTGCGGTATTATGATATCTATATCATCACCGTCAAGACCTAAGGGCTCCGTGACCGCGAGCGCGGCATCCGCCATGATCTTTACGGCATGCTTGAAAAGCACATTGCCTTCCATCTTTATGGTATGGAGTTTATTCTCAACTGTCTTTATGGACGCGGGCATTTTCGACCCCCCCGCGGGAAGCTGGAGAAGGTCTCCTTTGCTGCCGTCAGCACCAAGAGACGCGCCAAGGATACCACCCTCCTCGACCTCACCCAGTATGGCCGCGCCGGCCCCGTCACCGAAAAGAATACAGGTGGAACGATCTTCCCAGTCCGTGACCGTGGAAAGTTTTTCAGCCGCGATCACTAGCGCCTTTTTATACATGCCGGATTTTATGAACTGGTCCGCTATGGTAAGCCCGTAAACATACCCCGAACAGGCGACGGCGATATCAAAGGCCGGAATGTTCTGCGCGCCAAGCTTATACTGCACCAGGCACGCCGTAGAAGGAAAGAACATATCGGGGGTTATCGTGGCCACTATTATGAGGTCTATATCTTCGGGAGTTAGTCCCGCGTTCTTAAGCGCTGATTTAGCCGCCTTTACCGCCATGTCGCTGGTGGCTTCATTGTTGGCCGCGATGCGCCTCTCTTTTATCCCCGTACGCGTCGTGATCCATTCGTCACTGGTGTCGACCATCCTCTCAAGGTCGGCATTGGTAAGCACCTGCTCGGGTAGATATTTACCCACACCTAATATCCCGACTTTTTTCACTTCTTCTCCTTACCCATGCAGCCTGGACAAGGCTGGTTCAGAAACTTTGCACTTCCTCGACCACATGCATGTTGACTTTATGACTTACGTTCTCCGCCGCGGCGCGTATCGCGTTCTTTATGGCCTTGCTGTCCGAAGCGCCGTGGGCGATTATAACGCTTCCGTCCACTCCCATTAGGGGCGCCCCGCCGTACTCGGCAGAGTCTATTTTTTTCTTGAGCGCCTTGAACGCCGGCAAAGTAAGTAAAGCGCCTATTTTCGTTAACAGGTTGCTTCGCTTGAGCTCCCGTTTCAGCAACTTGCTGACAGCGTCCGCGAACCCTTCGGTGACCTTAAGAAATACATTACCGACAAAACCGTCACACAAGGTTATGTCGGCTCTGCCGGAATACACCTCTTTAGGCTCGATATTCCCGACAAAGTTCAACTTACTCTCGGATAGCATAAGATGCACTTCTTTTTCGAACTCGGTACCCTTGGTCGATTCCTCTCCTATGTTCAGGAGCCCCACCGTCGGATTGTCCTTACCAAGCACGTGACGTGAATAAGCGTCACACATTATACCGTATTGAAGTATGTGAAGCGGTTTAGGGTCTATGTTAGCGCCGACATCCATGACCATGCATGGTTTTATGAGCGTCGGGAATATGACCGCTATCCCGGGCCTGTCCACGCCTGGCAAAAGCCTGAGGCTAAGCGTCG
Above is a genomic segment from Candidatus Omnitrophota bacterium containing:
- a CDS encoding tetratricopeptide repeat protein; the encoded protein is MMKQKNQGLVTAFSVLVLAVLSSAFPTDSLAISQAEIDIALSEPILKNKIKDTSTPYVFRTVDRGMYTSEMVSFKHAVENEPGIAESHYNKGVVYALKGNYDDALDVFKTSTMLDPTFADAYYNMGVIYGMRDMYDESITNFQKVVQLDPKSGEAHANLGILYGIKGQYRKAISEYKKAEEALPDNADVHYNLGIVYGEVGDLDSEKAQYEKAVSLDPEFVEAYNNLAIVCGKLGLESEEQKYYEKVIKLDPSYSDAYYNLGIYYGQRQMYERAAENFARALELHGGFYDGYYNIGIVLAAVGRYTEAIKNYEKALQIQPDSAEVYMSMGVACALDGRYEKGIESLEKAVALSPESIGARLTLALMYTVSKTYYKAAEQYVRILTIDPDYAPAYYNLGTVYGMIGDVEEEIACYEKTIELDPDHARAYADLGVAYGEMGFLGKEVYCYKKALELAPDTAKVNYNLGGAYRSRGMLTEAVAEFEKAIEKTPYDAKVHYELGVTYEFLGERDKAMGAYKTAIGFDPAMAKAHYNLGRIYGLRGRIDDEEKEYYRVLEIDPNMKEAYFNLGVVYREKGLIDKETEAYKKALEIDPGFLDARINLSTSYYTKREYSKGLEEARKATEIDPTDGTGFYMMALNAYMLGQRDDAVGYFDKALWLKAKMDPRFVEEITKYKTAG
- a CDS encoding ketoacyl-ACP synthase III; translation: MKKVGILGVGKYLPEQVLTNADLERMVDTSDEWITTRTGIKERRIAANNEATSDMAVKAAKSALKNAGLTPEDIDLIIVATITPDMFFPSTACLVQYKLGAQNIPAFDIAVACSGYVYGLTIADQFIKSGMYKKALVIAAEKLSTVTDWEDRSTCILFGDGAGAAILGEVEEGGILGASLGADGSKGDLLQLPAGGSKMPASIKTVENKLHTIKMEGNVLFKHAVKIMADAALAVTEPLGLDGDDIDIIIPHQANIRILNALAKRMGVDPDKKVYLNIYKYGNMSAASSAVALTEAVEEGRIKKGDTILMDAFGGGLTWGALVIKW
- the fabD gene encoding ACP S-malonyltransferase, which gives rise to MDKKIGLLFPGQGSQSVGMGRELYENETAARWVYDRATEVLGVDVKKLCFDGPEDELGTTANSQPAIFITSIATLNVLVEKIKGSPVGEEGREIFSREDISGIGVLAMGLSLGEPTALVAAGAISFEDGLKFVHKRGALMEEASNKNPGKMASVMGLELAKVEEICMGIGCQVANLNCPGQVVISGHADRIELAADLAKNQGAKRVIMLKVSGAFHSSLMSDAGEKLKAFLDGVEFLPPAIDFISNIDAEITTDPDKIKSNLVAQLTGRTLWEASMRKAADMGVTEYLEIGPGSVLKGLAKKIDNSLNVFPIHVTEDVNAFLQSVS
- the plsX gene encoding phosphate acyltransferase PlsX, giving the protein MRIGLDAMGGDKAPECPVAGAVLAANEYGYHITLIGVESAIREQLAKYDYPADRIDVVGASEVIEMYEPAALSVRKKRDSSIVRGADMLKNGMFDAFVSAGNTGAVVCAATLSLRLLPGVDRPGIAVIFPTLIKPCMVMDVGANIDPKPLHILQYGIMCDAYSRHVLGKDNPTVGLLNIGEESTKGTEFEKEVHLMLSESKLNFVGNIEPKEVYSGRADITLCDGFVGNVFLKVTEGFADAVSKLLKRELKRSNLLTKIGALLTLPAFKALKKKIDSAEYGGAPLMGVDGSVIIAHGASDSKAIKNAIRAAAENVSHKVNMHVVEEVQSF
- a CDS encoding transglutaminase-like domain-containing protein; this translates as MLSRTIRVAAMFAALLTCQAMAMEAGSIPCGGLVISQETYASDGVLVARPSALDETILNFIRDNCIYSLRDYTTWLKNNTLYIKDSGLDQLTPPAEMLKLKRGDCEDYAFLNAAVLKVLGYEPRTLSVGPHRPNHAICAFRKDGRYYWLDNAILKETPAKDLRDFAKFLRTGYNYSYVGGIKMDLASRKVLFSGIIA